The Henckelia pumila isolate YLH828 chromosome 2, ASM3356847v2, whole genome shotgun sequence genome includes a window with the following:
- the LOC140877612 gene encoding uncharacterized protein, translated as MAGRGDESHGSVGGRWGEYEEREQCRRNHRPREDRHKFYIHKRGSTTWKEFRAAFRELYFAAALKQAKTNEIMNLRQGNMKIDEYQQKLFELLPYCPYVANSLEAKYDLFLQGLNLEIYSQVSVSDEPPLNESLVNRCHQAENAIRRNMNFSSYFRPGNSLGPRAQSFKKSGTSTSSESGLGSGEGVIHYGKRKRQCKKCGRRHHRDRCCGESGVCFRCGQMGHMKRDCPQGTSGQSVGRTNQRPHVPGQVFTLSHDEVQKENEEVVADTDALHSFIFDRFPKHHRLPYISLYVVRLVSTPTGHSALAKRLVLGCTLEFEGSELLANLMILAMEDFDYEIPGFPPVKKVEFGIELVSGTTPISHVPYRLAPAKMRSLQQQLQDLLDKGSIRPNVLPWGALVIFVKKKNGSMRLCIDYRQMNRDTVKNKYHLPRIDDLFDQLQGYYRRFIENFSQIAIPLTQLIRKDIPFAWSSECEQSFNDLRSQLTTALFLTLPSRPRGYVVYTDASIQGFGCVLTQNGHVIAYASRQLKTHEGNYPVNDL; from the exons ATGGCTGGACGTGGGGATGAGAGTCACGGGAGTGTCGGGGGTCGTTGGGGTGAATACGAGGAAAGGGAGCAATGTAGGAGGAATCATCGTCCTAGGGAGGACAGACACAAATTTTACATCCACA AGCGGGGATCAACTACTTGGAAGGAGTTCCGTGCAGCATTCCGAGAGCTATACTTTGCTGCAGCACTCAAACAAGCTAAGACGAACGAAATAATGAACTTGAGGCAAGGTAATATGAAAATTGACGAGTACCAACAGAAGTTGTTTGAGCTTCTACCATATTGCCCGTATGTTGCCAACAGCTTGGAGGCCAAATATGATCTGTTCTTGCAAGGCCTTAATCTGGAGATCTATTCCCAAGTGTCTGTTAGCGACGAACCTCCATTGAATGAgtctttggtgaaccgttgccatcAAGCTGAGAATGCTATTAGGAGGAACATGAACTTCTCTTCTTATTTTAGACCAGGTAATTCTTTGGGGCCAAGGGCCCAGTCTTTCAAGAAATCTGGTACATCTACTTCTTCAGAATCAGGATTGGGATCTGGAGAAGGTGTAATTCACTATGGAAAAAGGAAGAGACAGTGCAAGAAGTGTGGGAGACGTCACCATAGAGATAGATGTTGTGGAGAAAGTGGTGTTTGCTTCCGATGTGGCCAAatgggtcacatgaagagggattgtccacag GGGACATCAGGACAATCAGTTGGGAGAACCAATCAGAGGCCACATGTTCCAGGACAAGTCTTTACCCTGAGCCATGATGAGGTTCAAAAAGAGAATGAGGAAGTCGTTGCAG ATACTGATGCATTACATTCGTTTATTTTTGACCGATTCCCTAAGCATCATAGATTGCCATACATATCTCTATATGTAGTACGCTTGGTGTCTACTCCAACTGGTCATTCGGCtttggccaagcgtctagtCTTGGGTTGTACTTTAGAGTTTGAGGGCTCTGAGTTATTAGCGAATCTTATGATTCTAGCAATGGaggactttgatt atgagattccagggttTCCTCCAGTTAAAAAAGTCGAGTTTGGGATTGAACTTGTGTCAGGGACGACACCGATTTCTCATgtgccttatcgtctagcaccagcAAAGATGAGGTCATTGCAGCAACAATTGCAGGATTTGTTGGATAAGGGTTCTATCCGACCGAACGTTTTACCTTGGGGAGCACTAGttatttttgttaagaaaaagaaTGGTTCTATGCGTCTTTGTATTGATTACAGACAAATGAACCGAGATACAGTTAAGAACAAGTATCATTTGCCAcggattgatgatttgtttgaccaacTTCAGG gctattatcgtcgatttattgaGAATTTCTCACAGATTGCTATACCATTGACACAGCTGATAAGGAAAGATATTCCTTTTGCCTGGTCAAGCGAGTGTGAGCAGAGTTTCAACGATTTGAGGAGTCAATTGACTACTGCACTTTTTCTGACCTTACCATCTAGACCCAGAGGCTATGTTGTATACACAGATGCATCTATTCAAGGTTTTGGCTGTGTGTTGacacagaatgggcatgtgattgcctatgcttctagacaATTGAAGACCCATGAAGGGAATTACCCCGTGAACGATCTATAG